The following proteins come from a genomic window of Lolium rigidum isolate FL_2022 chromosome 5, APGP_CSIRO_Lrig_0.1, whole genome shotgun sequence:
- the LOC124654955 gene encoding ADP-ribosylation factor-like protein 2, which yields MGLLSIIRKIKRKEKEMRILMVGLDNSGKTTIVLKINGEDTSVISPTLGFNIKTIQYQKYSLNIWDVGGQKTIRSYWRNYFEQTDGLVWVVDSSDVRRLDDCRAELHNLLKEERLAGSSLLVFANKQDIQGALKPDEIAKVLNLEVMNKDRHWKIVGCSAYSGEGLLQGFDWLVQDIASRIYVLD from the exons ATGGGTCTTCTCAGCATCATCAGAAAAATCAAGCGCAAGGAAAAGGAGATGCGGATTCTCATGGT TGGCCTGGACAACTCGGGTAAGACAACTATTGTGCTCAAGATAAATGGAGAGGACACCAGTGTCATTAGCCCTACACTTGGCTTTAATATCAAGACCATCCAGTACCAAAA GTACTCGCTGAACATATGGGATGTCGGGGGACAGAAGACCATCCGTTCATATTGGAGGAACTACTTCGAGCAGACTGACGGCCTAGTTTGGGTGGTTGATAGCTCTGATGTCCGAAGGCTGGATGATTGTCGTGCTGAGCTCCACAATCTCCTGAAAGAAGAG AGACTAGCTGGATCATCGTTGTTAGTGTTTGCAAATAAACAAGACATTCAGGGCGCTCTGAAGCCTGATGAAATCGCCAAG GTTCTGAACCTTGAAGTGATGAACAAGGACCGGCACTGGAAGATCGTGGGGTGCAGCGCCTACAGCGGCGAGGGTCTGCTCCAGGGTTTCGACTGGCTTGTCCAGGACATCGCCTCACGCATCTACGTCCTCGACTGA